The genome window CGACGTTTTCTTTTTCGGTATCCACCGGACGGTTCATCGTTTCATAAAACTCAGCGATACCGGCTCTGGCTTTTTCGCCGACAAACCGCCAGCAGAGCATCGAAAGGAAGAAGGATCCGGCACCGGCGAGTAATATTCCAAACACCCGAATCGACAGCGACCACTCGTTAACCAGAGCAACATAGCTGTAGCCCGCACCGCAAATGATAGAAACAACCGCAGACCAGCGCGGCGTCTTCTTTATCCAGTACATCAGCACAAACGGAATAGCGATCGGAAGGCCGATCACCGAGGAAAGAATCAGCATGAGATCGAACAGTGCAAACTGCTCCTGCCGTGCAAGGAAGAGCGCTCCGGCAGTCACTCCGGCTCCACACAGAACATTAAATGTCCGGGACGCGATGAAGAGCTCTTTTTCTCCGGCGTTTGGACGGAACAGCGGTTTATAAATATTCAGCGTGATAATACCGGCGTTCTGGTTAATCGCGGCATCCATACTCGAAAGTGTCGCTGCAAAAATCACCATTACCATCAGGCCGGCCAGACCGGCGGGAAGAACTTTCAGCCCCATCATCACATAGGCCGCATCCTGAGGATGTTTCAGTCCGGGCAGCAGTTCTGTCAGATTTGGAAAAAAGTGAGATGCCGCAATCGGCGGTATAAACCATACCACCGGACCAACCAGGAAAAGAAGCGATGCAAAATACGCCGCCTTTTTTGCGTTCTGTCCGTTCCGGACCGACAGGAACCGCGTCGAGCCCACGATGGAGTTGAAGATCATGAAAATCTGAGAAAAGTAGGCCAGCGCCCAAACCCATGTGTGCTCGTCGCTGAACAGATAAAATTTTGATGCGTCCACCTGCTCAACCATTCCGCTGAAACCGCCGATATGCGTCAAAGTCAGCACCGCGACCACAACCGAAAGCGCCATGAGAACAACGGACTGAAGAAAAGCGGAAGTCATCACTGCCCACGAGCCACTGAGCGTT of Tichowtungia aerotolerans contains these proteins:
- a CDS encoding sodium:solute symporter family transporter, producing MEISEYVYHFGSADYYVIGAYLVMLASLGFILKKLCGGTKDFFIGGNKIPWWLAGAGCFMSSFSAWTFTGAAGFAYKYGILIVLLFYFNVIAYLFAGKFIAAKCRQTRQVTPAQIIFNRFGRLGEQFFLWIQVPNMLFGGAIWMMGLATFLSVAFGVPMSLTILISGAVILLYSTLSGSWAVMTSAFLQSVVLMALSVVVAVLTLTHIGGFSGMVEQVDASKFYLFSDEHTWVWALAYFSQIFMIFNSIVGSTRFLSVRNGQNAKKAAYFASLLFLVGPVVWFIPPIAASHFFPNLTELLPGLKHPQDAAYVMMGLKVLPAGLAGLMVMVIFAATLSSMDAAINQNAGIITLNIYKPLFRPNAGEKELFIASRTFNVLCGAGVTAGALFLARQEQFALFDLMLILSSVIGLPIAIPFVLMYWIKKTPRWSAVVSIICGAGYSYVALVNEWSLSIRVFGILLAGAGSFFLSMLCWRFVGEKARAGIAEFYETMNRPVDTEKENVGSEDVRQLKLVGSMAMIIAVGLFVVVFFPNPMNARIVIALTAGGVFLVGWLMNRAGRRSIDQSLSEGA